In Gossypium raimondii isolate GPD5lz chromosome 12, ASM2569854v1, whole genome shotgun sequence, a single window of DNA contains:
- the LOC105762592 gene encoding protein TIFY 4B — MSPGETVSRSPLDKPLNQLTEDDISQVTREDCRRYLKEKGMRRPSWNKSQAIQQVISLKTLLETTSDSDAVEARKKLYPPCPEYPPRVVSDSNVLPREMTPNNGILVPVSESVPCPHSNPSKSDFSGDNSGRTVISGNDSVSPRIAGAAKEPAGQMTIFYCGKVNVYDDMPGCKAEAIMQLAASPVSFPHEILADQRSTPWSIPCHSQAASVKTIPCSQMVILPPQQTENCQFPREESNASLEDSLEGPTSRKALVQRYLEKKKDRFKNKRKLAMSSSPTLDIYLNQVGDQFSNEQLKQSEPYYSPQAEVHRMPLECSSIENVAKIPRLTTDGKDAFKI; from the exons ATGTCTCCGGGAGAAACGGTCTCCCGGTCACCTCTAGACAAGCCTCTGAACCAGCTTACTGAGGATGACATTTCTCAGGTCACTCGCGAAGATTGCCGCCGTTACCTCAAAGAAAAAG GGATGCGGAGACCGTCTTGGAACAAATCGCAGGCGATTCAGCAGGTGATCTCGTTGAAAACTCTTCTAGAAACGACGTCTGATTCCGACGCCGTTGAAGCTCGGAAGAAACTTTACCCTCCCTGCCCGGAATATCCGCCTCGC GTCGTTTCTGATTCAAACGTTCTACCGAGGGAAATGACACCGAATAACGGGATATTGGTTCCAGTTTCCGAATCCGTTCCTTGCCCCCATTCAAATCCCTCGAAATCCGATTTTTCCGGCGACAATTCTGGCCGAACGGTCATCTCCGGAAATGATTCTGTTTCTCCAAG AATTGCAGGTGCAGCAAAAGAGCCAGCAGGACAGATGACAATCTTTTACTGTGGGAAAGTGAATGTCTATGATGATATGCCTGGTTGTAAG GCTGAAGCAATCATGCAGCTTGCTGCAAGCCCAGTCTCATTTCCTCACGAAATTCTAGCTGATCAAAGGTCCACACCATGGTCCATTCCATGCCATTCACAGGCTGCAAGTGTCAAAACAATCCCATGTTCACAAATGGTTATATTGCCACCTCAGCAAACAG AAAACTGTCAATTTCCTCGAGAAGAGAGCAATGCATCTCTTGAAGACAGCCTTG AAGGACCTACTAGCAGAAAAGCATTGGTGCAAAGATATCTTGAGAAGAAGAAAGACAG GTTTAAGAACAAGAGAAAGTTGGCAATGTCTTCATCTCCGACCTTAGACATCTACTTAAATCAAGTGGGAGATCAGTTTTCAAATGAGCAGTTGAAACAAAGTGAACCATATTATTCTCCCCAAGCAGAAGTGCACCGCATGCCTCTTGAGTGCAGCTCCATTGAAAATGTTGCAAAGATTCCCCGCCTTACTACTGATGGAAAAG ATGCATTCAAGATATGA
- the LOC105762594 gene encoding uncharacterized protein LOC105762594 isoform X3, whose protein sequence is MIANDHNLGSDVPLKNPDRNVSSFAMQLKYAQGTEAIESKPSDGVGSHLNLENETMGRTSDIEDDVFDNLENMFKALGLCMMEIGLCLARICDMAIGGNELEQSLLESCAAKGRLIHYHSMVDSLVLREAGPKKGSSKRNANNHARSKENLLKGANLDTNGNEVRLREIHPNLWQQWHFDYGIFTLLTDPMFLLSSHRTTVKSEFSNSSGQECASPSGHSYLQVFHPNKNKVLMVKASPESFIVQVGESADILSKGKLRSTLHCVRRPARFENLSRETFVVFLQPAWSKTFSISDYPMEHYNPSVHHLEQAEDHYFSDQDQNALTQEIQKIVPPLSARLKDGMTFAEFSRETTKQYYGGSGLQSNK, encoded by the exons ATGATCGCAAAC GACCACAACTTGGGGAGTGATGTCCCATTGAAAAACCCAGATAGGAATGTCTCCTCTTTCGCGATGCAGCTCAAATATGCTCAAGGTACGGAAGCCATTGAAAGTAAACCAAGCGACGGAGTAGGTAGCcatttgaatttggaaaatgaaactaTGGGTAGGACCAGTGATATTGAGGATGATGTATTTGATAATCTTGAGAATATGTTCAAGGCACTAGGATTGTGCATGATGGAAATAGGGCTCTGTCTTGCTCGAATATGTGATATGGCCATTGGAGGCAATGAGCTTGAGCAAAGCTTATTGGAATCATGTGCTGCAAAAGGACGACTTATACATTATCATTCAATGGTTGATAGCCTTGTTCTTAGAGAAGCTGGTCCAAAGAAGGGATCGAGTAAAAGAAATGCTAATAATCATGCAAGAAGCAAGGAGAATTTATTGAAAGGTGCTAATTTGGACACAAATGGTAATGAAGTTAGGTTACGTGAAATTCATCCCAACCTATGGCAACAGTGGCATTTTGACTATGGTATCTTCACTCTTTTGACTGATCCCATGTTTCTCCTGTCCTCACACCGAACAACAGTAAAAAGTGAATTTTCCAATTCTAGCGGTCAAGAATGTGCTTCACCAAGTGGGCATTCATACTTGCAGGTTTTTCACCCTAACAAGAATAAAGTCCTCATGGTGAAGGCCTCTCCTGAAAGCTTCATTGTTCAGGTTGGTGAATCAGCAGATATCTTATCCAAAGGAAAGCTACGGTCTACCCTTCACTGTGTGCGTAGACCAGCaaggtttgaaaatttaagcAGAGAAACTTTCGTTGTGTTTCTGCAGCCTGCTTGGAGTAAAACTTTCTCGATCTCAGATTACCCCATGGAACATTACAACCCAAGCGTTCATCATTTGGAACAAGCTGAGGACCATTACTTTTCTGATCAAGACCAAAATGCACTAACTCaggaaattcaaaaaatagttCCACCACTTTCAGCACGATTGAAGGATGGGATGACATTTGCAGAATTCTCACGTGAGACTACGAAGCAGTATTATGGTGGCAGTGGTTTACAATCTAATAAATGA
- the LOC105762594 gene encoding uncharacterized protein LOC105762594 isoform X2, which produces MEEGSEILQLYEIQYSDLLLLSSSSSSCSHYQEKMIMENLGPTGPGLLAITNVPDASLLRRKLLPLARKLALLSPDDRKRILRDHNLGSDVPLKNPDRNVSSFAMQLKYAQGTEAIESKPSDGVGSHLNLENETMGRTSDIEDDVFDNLENMFKALGLCMMEIGLCLARICDMAIGGNELEQSLLESCAAKGRLIHYHSMVDSLVLREAGPKKGSSKRNANNHARSKENLLKGANLDTNGNEVRLREIHPNLWQQWHFDYGIFTLLTDPMFLLSSHRTTVKSEFSNSSGQECASPSGHSYLQVFHPNKNKVLMVKASPESFIVQPAWSKTFSISDYPMEHYNPSVHHLEQAEDHYFSDQDQNALTQEIQKIVPPLSARLKDGMTFAEFSRETTKQYYGGSGLQSNK; this is translated from the exons ATGGAAGAAGGATCCGAAATTTTGCAGCTCTACGAAATTCAGTACTCGGATCTCTTGCttctatcatcttcttcctcatcGTGTTCGCATTATCAAGAGAAAATGATAATGGAAAACCTGGGGCCGACGGGCCCTGGCCTCCTCGCTATTACAAACGTTCCCGACGCTTCGCTTCTCCGACGAAAGCTCCTCCCTCTTGCTCGCAAGCTGGCTCTTCTTAGCCCCGATGATCGCAAACGTATTCTCAGa GACCACAACTTGGGGAGTGATGTCCCATTGAAAAACCCAGATAGGAATGTCTCCTCTTTCGCGATGCAGCTCAAATATGCTCAAGGTACGGAAGCCATTGAAAGTAAACCAAGCGACGGAGTAGGTAGCcatttgaatttggaaaatgaaactaTGGGTAGGACCAGTGATATTGAGGATGATGTATTTGATAATCTTGAGAATATGTTCAAGGCACTAGGATTGTGCATGATGGAAATAGGGCTCTGTCTTGCTCGAATATGTGATATGGCCATTGGAGGCAATGAGCTTGAGCAAAGCTTATTGGAATCATGTGCTGCAAAAGGACGACTTATACATTATCATTCAATGGTTGATAGCCTTGTTCTTAGAGAAGCTGGTCCAAAGAAGGGATCGAGTAAAAGAAATGCTAATAATCATGCAAGAAGCAAGGAGAATTTATTGAAAGGTGCTAATTTGGACACAAATGGTAATGAAGTTAGGTTACGTGAAATTCATCCCAACCTATGGCAACAGTGGCATTTTGACTATGGTATCTTCACTCTTTTGACTGATCCCATGTTTCTCCTGTCCTCACACCGAACAACAGTAAAAAGTGAATTTTCCAATTCTAGCGGTCAAGAATGTGCTTCACCAAGTGGGCATTCATACTTGCAGGTTTTTCACCCTAACAAGAATAAAGTCCTCATGGTGAAGGCCTCTCCTGAAAGCTTCATTGTTCAG CCTGCTTGGAGTAAAACTTTCTCGATCTCAGATTACCCCATGGAACATTACAACCCAAGCGTTCATCATTTGGAACAAGCTGAGGACCATTACTTTTCTGATCAAGACCAAAATGCACTAACTCaggaaattcaaaaaatagttCCACCACTTTCAGCACGATTGAAGGATGGGATGACATTTGCAGAATTCTCACGTGAGACTACGAAGCAGTATTATGGTGGCAGTGGTTTACAATCTAATAAATGA
- the LOC105762593 gene encoding VAN3-binding protein, which yields MEEASPRTRRRPEHISHLSLSGTQLPESPRGPMEFLSRSWSASALEVSKALAPLHHHHHHHPVNGTSAAPKSASSSSCTTTSIPEDINGETEELDKATADVSNQFSFTSSATSQLVLERIMSQSEVSPLTSGRLSHSSGPLVNDNSPPVSPSEEFDDVVKYFRTHNSIQPLFNGGRTSGGNGVNTPSGAKTVGRWLKDRKEKKKQETRAHNAQLHANISVAAVASAIAAIAAATAASSSTSGKNEQSTKTDLAVASAATLVAAQCVEAAEAMGAERDHLASVVSSAVNVRSHDDILTLTAAAATALRGAATLKARALKEVWNIAAVLPAEKTASVGFCSKGSNGSHSNRNNSGELAPEDFLTACSQELLAKGSELLKRTRKGDLHWKLVSVYMNKTGQVILKMKSKHVAGTFTKKKKNVVLEVCKDIPSWPGRHLFASGEQHRYFGLKTETRGIIEFECRSEREYDMWTQGVSRLLLIAAETERKHKRQSSTTWPPGGRNLDLD from the exons ATGGAAGAGGCAAGTCCAAGGACCCGTCGTCGACCGGAGCACATTTCCCACCTTTCCCTCTCCGGTACACAGCTGCCGGAGAGCCCAAGAGGTCCAATGGAATTCCTCTCGAGGTCATGGAGCGCTTCGGCTCTCGAAGTGTCCAAAGCCCTCGCccctcttcatcatcatcaccatcaccatCCAGTCAATGGTACTAGTGCGGCTCCCAAGTCAGCCAGCAGCTCCTCTTGTACCACCACTTCAATACCCGAAGACATAAACGGCGAGACCGAGGAGCTCGATAAGGCCACCGCTGATGTTTCCAATCAGTTCTCTTTCACTTCCTCTGCTACTTCACAGCTCGTCCTTGAACGCATCATGTCACAATCG GAAGTGTCACCATTAACGTCGGGCAGGCTCTCTCACAGTAGTGGACCATTGGTTAATGATAATAGTCCACCAGTTTCCCCATCTGAGGAATTCGACGACGTCGTTAAG TATTTCCGTACCCACAACTCCATACAACCATTATTCAATGGCGGTCGGACGAGTGGTGGTAATGGAGTCAATACACCCAGCGGGGCCAAGACAGTGGGGAGATGGTTAAAAgacagaaaagagaaaaagaaacaagaaaccAGAGCTCACAATGCACAGCTGCACGCTAATATCTCAGTCGCTGCGGTTGCCTCCGCCATAGCAGCCATTGCAGCTGCCACCGCGGCTTCTTCTTCTACCTCGGGAAAGAACGAACAGTCGACCAAAACCGACCTGGCCGTGGCGTCCGCGGCTACGTTAGTCGCCGCACAATGCGTGGAGGCTGCTGAAGCCATGGGTGCCGAACGTGACCATCTTGCGTCGGTTGTGAGCTCTGCTGTTAATGTTCGCTCACATGATGATATATTGACTCTTACTGCTGCTGCTGCTACAG CTTTACGTGGGGCAGCAACCTTAAAGGCAAGAGCACTAAAGGAAGTGTGGAACATTGCGGCCGTCCTTCCGGCGGAGAAGACGGCAAGTGTTGGATTCTGTTCGAAAGGCAGCAATGGCAGCCATTCGAACCGCAACAATAGTGGAGAACTTGCCCCAGAGGATTTCCTTACTGCCTGCAGTCAAGAGCTTCTCGCCAAGGGTAGTGAACTTCTCAAAAGAACTCGGAAAG GTGATCTTCACTGGAAACTCGTCTCGGTTTATATGAATAAGACAGGCCAG GTGATTTTGAAGATGAAGAGCAAGCATGTTGCTGGGACattcaccaaaaagaaaaaga ATGTGGTTCTGGAGGTGTGCAAGGACATTCCGTCATGGCCAGGGAGACACCTATTCGCTAGCGGAGAGCAGCATCGTTATTTTGGATTGAAGACTGAAACGAGAGGGATTATTGAGTTCGAGTGCAGAAGTGAGAGAGAATATGATATGTGGACTCAAGGCGTGTCGAGGCTTCTTTTGATTGCTGCTGAAACTGAAAGGAAGCACAAAAGACAAAGTTCAACTACATGGCCTCCTGGAGGCCGGAACTTGGACTTAGATTAG
- the LOC105762594 gene encoding uncharacterized protein LOC105762594 isoform X1, with protein MEEGSEILQLYEIQYSDLLLLSSSSSSCSHYQEKMIMENLGPTGPGLLAITNVPDASLLRRKLLPLARKLALLSPDDRKRILRDHNLGSDVPLKNPDRNVSSFAMQLKYAQGTEAIESKPSDGVGSHLNLENETMGRTSDIEDDVFDNLENMFKALGLCMMEIGLCLARICDMAIGGNELEQSLLESCAAKGRLIHYHSMVDSLVLREAGPKKGSSKRNANNHARSKENLLKGANLDTNGNEVRLREIHPNLWQQWHFDYGIFTLLTDPMFLLSSHRTTVKSEFSNSSGQECASPSGHSYLQVFHPNKNKVLMVKASPESFIVQVGESADILSKGKLRSTLHCVRRPARFENLSRETFVVFLQPAWSKTFSISDYPMEHYNPSVHHLEQAEDHYFSDQDQNALTQEIQKIVPPLSARLKDGMTFAEFSRETTKQYYGGSGLQSNK; from the exons ATGGAAGAAGGATCCGAAATTTTGCAGCTCTACGAAATTCAGTACTCGGATCTCTTGCttctatcatcttcttcctcatcGTGTTCGCATTATCAAGAGAAAATGATAATGGAAAACCTGGGGCCGACGGGCCCTGGCCTCCTCGCTATTACAAACGTTCCCGACGCTTCGCTTCTCCGACGAAAGCTCCTCCCTCTTGCTCGCAAGCTGGCTCTTCTTAGCCCCGATGATCGCAAACGTATTCTCAGa GACCACAACTTGGGGAGTGATGTCCCATTGAAAAACCCAGATAGGAATGTCTCCTCTTTCGCGATGCAGCTCAAATATGCTCAAGGTACGGAAGCCATTGAAAGTAAACCAAGCGACGGAGTAGGTAGCcatttgaatttggaaaatgaaactaTGGGTAGGACCAGTGATATTGAGGATGATGTATTTGATAATCTTGAGAATATGTTCAAGGCACTAGGATTGTGCATGATGGAAATAGGGCTCTGTCTTGCTCGAATATGTGATATGGCCATTGGAGGCAATGAGCTTGAGCAAAGCTTATTGGAATCATGTGCTGCAAAAGGACGACTTATACATTATCATTCAATGGTTGATAGCCTTGTTCTTAGAGAAGCTGGTCCAAAGAAGGGATCGAGTAAAAGAAATGCTAATAATCATGCAAGAAGCAAGGAGAATTTATTGAAAGGTGCTAATTTGGACACAAATGGTAATGAAGTTAGGTTACGTGAAATTCATCCCAACCTATGGCAACAGTGGCATTTTGACTATGGTATCTTCACTCTTTTGACTGATCCCATGTTTCTCCTGTCCTCACACCGAACAACAGTAAAAAGTGAATTTTCCAATTCTAGCGGTCAAGAATGTGCTTCACCAAGTGGGCATTCATACTTGCAGGTTTTTCACCCTAACAAGAATAAAGTCCTCATGGTGAAGGCCTCTCCTGAAAGCTTCATTGTTCAGGTTGGTGAATCAGCAGATATCTTATCCAAAGGAAAGCTACGGTCTACCCTTCACTGTGTGCGTAGACCAGCaaggtttgaaaatttaagcAGAGAAACTTTCGTTGTGTTTCTGCAGCCTGCTTGGAGTAAAACTTTCTCGATCTCAGATTACCCCATGGAACATTACAACCCAAGCGTTCATCATTTGGAACAAGCTGAGGACCATTACTTTTCTGATCAAGACCAAAATGCACTAACTCaggaaattcaaaaaatagttCCACCACTTTCAGCACGATTGAAGGATGGGATGACATTTGCAGAATTCTCACGTGAGACTACGAAGCAGTATTATGGTGGCAGTGGTTTACAATCTAATAAATGA
- the LOC105762596 gene encoding serine/threonine-protein kinase Nek2: protein MEQYEILEQIGKGSFGSALLVRHKHEKKKYVLKKIRLARQTDRVRRSAHQEMDLISKVKCPFIVEYKDSWVERGCYVCIIIGYCEGGDMAEAIKRANGVQFSEERLCTWLVQLLMALDYLHVNHILHRDVKCSNIFLTKNQDIRLGDFGLAKLLTSDELASSVVGTPSYMCPELLADIPYGSKSDIWSLGCCLYEMTAHKPAFKAFDIRALINKINKSMVAPLPTMYSSAFRGLIKSMLRKNPELRPSASELLTLPHLQPYVLKIHLKSSSPRCDNFPTRWSDSSFMKKTKFVEKDSTRFSDIGRRRSFSNDRALNPSVSETEQDSLSGIRRVQEIPSSLFEKFTAISVGIDNEDITADKSTATKFSTVAKTPRLTPAVSVTPRKHIIPSKISKTGQKHDLVPVSQTPSSKSSYSSRRVSLPLPSRTAAIVTPYRANVGSLPTSNSPDVSVNAPRIDKIAEFPLASSNDPVLPIRQISSTSAKCSSSSSIDSADRSITKDKCTVQILEKAVATSNVSDQSLEVAQDGSEGGSEYNRAAVSIRSSSESRQRRFDTSSYQQRAEALEGLLEFSARLLKQQRYDELGVLLKPFGPEKVSPRETAIWLAKSFKETQV from the exons ATGGAGCAATATGAAATTCTAGAGCAGATTGGGAAAGGGTCTTTTGGTTCTGCTCTTCTTGTGAGGCATAAACATGAAAAGAAGAA GTATGTCTTGAAAAAAATACGCCTTGCTCGCCAGACTGATAGGGTCCGTAGATCTGCCCATCAAGAG ATGGACCTGATTTCTAAGGTAAAGTGTCCGTTTATTGTGGAATACAAAGATTCTTGGGTAGAGAGA GGCTGCTATGTTTGCATAATCATAGGATACTGTGAAGGAGGagatat GGCTGAAGCTATAAAAAGAGCCAATGGCGTGCAGTTCTCCGAGGAG AGACTCTGCACGTGGCTGGTTCAACTCCTAATGGCACTTGATTACTTGCATGTCAACCATATTCTTCATCGTGATGTCAAG tgttcaaatatatttttgacaaaaaatcaAGACATACGTCTAG GTGATTTTGGTCTTGCTAAACTGTTGACTTCCGATGAGCTTGCTTCATCT GTTGTGGGAACTCCTAGTTATATGTGCCCCGAGCTACTTGCTGACATACCATATGGTTCTAAGTCAGATATTTGGTCTTTAG GATGCTGCCTGTACGAAATGACAGCTCACAAGCCTGCATTTAAAGCTTTT GATATCCGGGCTctcattaacaaaataaataagtcTATGGTGGCTCCTTTACCAACCATGTACTCTAGTGCATT TCGCGGACTCATAAAAAGCATGCTACGGAAGAATCCAGAACTTAGGCCAAGT GCTTCAGAGTTGCTCACTCTCCCACATCTTCAGCCGTATGTCCTCAAAATTCATCTGAAATCAAGTAGCCCTAGGTGCGACAACTTCCCAACTCGGTGGTCCGATTCCAGCTTCATGAAGAAAACTAAATTTGTGGAGAAAGATAGTACGCGTTTTAGTGACATAGGCAGAAGGCGGTCGTTCAGCAATGACAGGGCTTTGAACCCGAGTGTATCTGAAACCGAACAAGACTCCTTAAGCGGTATTCGAAGAGTGCAGGAAATCCCAAGTTCTTTGTTTGAAAAGTTCACAGCAATTTCTGTTGGTATTGACAATGAAGATATTACAGCTGACAAGTCAACAGCCACAAAGTTTTCCACTGTTGCTAAGACCCCAAGGTTGACTCCAGCAGTGTCCGTCACTCCAAGGAAGCATATAATACCATCGAAGATATCCAAAACTGGTCAAAAACATGATTTG GTTCCAGTATCACAAACGCCATCAAGCAAATCATCCTACTCATCCCGCAGAGTATCTCTTCCATTGCCATCAAGGACTGCAGCCATTGTGACCCCCTATAGAGCCAATGTCGGTTCACTTCCCACCTCGAACTCCCCAGATGTCTCTGTCAACGCCCCACGAATTGACAAAATTGCAGAGTTCCCTTTAGCTTCTTCTAACGATCCGGTTTTACCCATTCGTCAAATCTCATCAACATCAGCCaagtgctcttcttcttcatcgaTTGACAGTGCTGACCGTTCTATAACAAAGGACAAGTGTACAGTTCAGATTTTGGAAAAAGCTGTCGCCACATCGAATGTCAGCGATCAAAGCCTTGAAGTTGCACAAGATGGGAGTGAAGGTGGCTCTGAGTATAACCGTGCTGCAGTATCAATCCGTTCATCTTCTGAGTCACGGCAACGGCGGTTCGACACTTCGTCGTACCAGCAGCGTGCAGAGGCATTGGAAGGGCTGCTTGAGTTCAGTGCAAGGCTCTTAAAACAACAAAGGTATGACGAACTTGGGGTGTTGTTGAAGCCATTTGGACCAGAGAAAGTGTCTCCCAGGGAAACTGCAATCTGGTTGGCTAAAAGCTTCAAGGAGACCCAAGTCTAA